Genomic DNA from Thermobifida alba:
GGTCCGCGCTGGCCGAGGAGTTCGGTGTCGACCCCTCCCCCTGGGTCTCCGGAATCCACCTGGAGCTGCTGCGCGACGACACGGCCCGGCCCGCCGCGCGGCGCGCGCCGACGGCCCCGGCCGCCCGTCCGCCCAGCGGCCTGACCCGGTTCGTCGGCCGGGAGGAGGAGCTCGCCGAACTGGACCGGGCGCTGACGCGTTCCCGGCTGGTGACCCTCTTCGGCCCGGGGGGCGCGGGCAAGACCCGGCTGGCCGCCGAGTACGCCCTCCGGTCGGAGCGGGCCGGCCGCCCCGTCCGGTTCGTCGAACTGTCCTCCCCGCCCGGGGACGCGGACCTGGCCGAGACGGTCGCCGCCGCGCTGGGGGTCAGCCGCCCGCCGCTGACCGAACCGCCGTCCGCGGGCTGGGACCGCCTCGACCAACTGGCCGCCGCCCTGTCCGAGGAGCGGACGCTGCTGGTCCTGGACAACTGCGAGCACCTGGTCGACGAGGTCGCCGTGTTCGTCCACCGCCTGCTGGACCGCTGCCCGGGGCTGGCCGTGCTGGCGACGAGCCGCGAGCCGCTGGCGCTCCCCGGGGAGGCGCTGTGCCCGCTGGGCCCCCTCCCGGTCCCCGCCTCCCCCGACGACGCGGCGGAGTCCGCCTCGGTCCAGCTGTTCCGCGACCGGGCGGGCCTGGTCCGTCCCGGGTTCACCGTCGACGCGGACACGGTGCGGGCGGTGGTCGAGATCTGCCGTCGACTGGACGGGCTGCCCCTGGCCATCGAACTGGCCGCCGCCCGGATGCGCACGATGACCGTCCAGCAGGTCGCCGACCGCCTCGACGACCGGTTCCGCCTGCTCTCCGGCAGCCGCGCCTCGACCGCGCGGCACCGCACCCTGCGCGCGGTGCTGGACTGGAGCTGGCACCTCCTCGAAGACGCCGAGCGCGCACTGGCCCGGCGGCTGTCGGTCATGGTCGGCGACGCGACCGCCGAGTCGGCCGCGCGGGTGTGCGCGGGAGCGGACCTGCCCCCCGAGGACGTGCTCTACCTGCTGTCGTCCCTGGCCGAGAAGTCGCTCGTGCGGGTGGTGGAGCGGCCCCCGGGCGAGGCCCGCTACCGGATGCTGGAGACCACCCGCGCCTACTGCCGGGAGCGCCTGGTGGAGGCGGGGGAGCTGGCCGCCACCGAGAACGCGTGCACCGCCTACTTCCTGGAGTTGGCCGAGCGCGCCGCCGAGGGGCTGCGCGGCGCCGACCAGCCCCGGGCGCTCGCCCTGCTGGACGCCGAGCACGACAACCTCGTCCGGTCCCTGGGCCGGGCGGTGGACGCGGACGACACCGCCACCGCGGTCCGCTTCTGCCTGGCCCTGACCTGGTACTGGGTGATGCGCGGCCGATACGCCGAGGCGGACCGCTGGTTCGGGGCTCTGGCGGCTCTCGGGGACCGGGTCCCTCCGGACGCCAGGGCGGTGTTCGCCACCACCCACATGGTGATCCCGGTGCCGCTGGACGCGGACCGGGCCCGCAGGACCGCCGAGGCCGCCGCGCTGGCCGAGGCGACCGACGCCGTGGCCGAGCACCCGGTCATGGCCGTCGTCGAACCCAAGTGCTGGCTGCTCGTGGGCGACTACGCGCGCCTGACCGCCCGCGCCGAGCGCGCCCGGCGCCACCCCGACCCGTGGGTGAACGCGGCGGGCGAGGCCTCCCTGGCCCTGGCCGCCGAGGCGTCGGGGGACGTGGGCGCGGCCGAACGGCACGTGAGCGCGGCCCTGGAGGGGTTCCGCGCGCTCGGCGACCGGTGGATGTACGGACAGCTGATCGGCCAGTGGTCGGAGTTCCGGTCGCTGGGCGGGCGCAACCGCGAGGCCGTGCGCGGCCTGGAGGAGGCGCTGGAGGCGGTCCGGCAGGTGGGCTCCGCCGACGACCTCACCCCGCTGCTCATCCGGCTGGGCTCCGAGCGGCTGCGGTCGGGACTGCTCGACGAGGCGGAGAGGAGTTTCACCGAAGCGCTGGCCGCGACCCGCTCGCCCGCACCCGAGTACCGGATCATGGTCCTGGTCGGACGGGTGGAGCTGGCGTTGGCGCGGGGCCGCCCCGACGAGGCCCGCGCCCTGCTGGACGAGGCGCTGGTCCTGCTCGACGACGCCGTGTTCGGCGTGCTGCCGCTGCGGGTGGAGGTGGCGCGTCGGACGGCCGCGCTGGAGGTGGACCGGGGCGCGGTGGCGGCGGCCGGGGAGGCCGCCGCCACCGCCGCGCGGCTGGCCGCCGAGTCCGGGGACATGGCGCTGCGCGCGAAGGCCGCCGAAACGGCGGCGGAGGTCGCCCTGGCCGAAGGCGCCCCCGAGCGGGCCGCGCGGCTGCTCGGCGAGGCCGCGCGGCTGCGCGGGGTGCCCGACGACGGCAGTCCGCGGGTGCGCTCCCTGACCGCGTCGCTGCGCGCCGCCCTCGGGGACGACGGCTACCTGCGGAACTACCGGGCCGGGCGCCGGGGAGCCGACTGACCGCCGCGGTACGGGTTCAGCAGACGCTCTCCCGCCGCAGGAAGGCCAGGACCGCCAGGACCCGCCGGTGCCCGGTGGTGGTGGAGTTCAGGCCCAGCTTGGTGAAGATGTTGCCGATGTGCTTGCTGACCGCGGCCCCGGACAGCCCGAGCAGGCCGCTGATGCGGGTGTTGTCGTGCCCTTCGGCCATCAGCGCCAGGACCTCGCGTTCGCGGGCGGTGAGGGAGGCCAGCGGGTCGTCGGCGGCGTGCTGCCGGTTGAGCAGTTGGGAGATCACCTCGGGATCCAGGGCGGTGCCGCCCGCGGCGACGCGGCGCAGCGCCCCCATGAACTCGGTGATGT
This window encodes:
- a CDS encoding BTAD domain-containing putative transcriptional regulator codes for the protein MRVAMLGPFELRDRSHHPVDLGGHRVAALVARLALAPGTLVSTDTLVADLWDGSSARGGANAVQRLVSRARQALREHGVDDLAIVSRRGGYLLRVDPGEVDAVAFERAAAEGRRLLREAADERAADTLRRCLDLWRGPALVEFTAVDFARAAADRLAELRTAAAEDLFEAGLRLGRAAELLPELTALHADHPLRERTAGLLMLALRDCGRRAEALAVHERLRSALAEEFGVDPSPWVSGIHLELLRDDTARPAARRAPTAPAARPPSGLTRFVGREEELAELDRALTRSRLVTLFGPGGAGKTRLAAEYALRSERAGRPVRFVELSSPPGDADLAETVAAALGVSRPPLTEPPSAGWDRLDQLAAALSEERTLLVLDNCEHLVDEVAVFVHRLLDRCPGLAVLATSREPLALPGEALCPLGPLPVPASPDDAAESASVQLFRDRAGLVRPGFTVDADTVRAVVEICRRLDGLPLAIELAAARMRTMTVQQVADRLDDRFRLLSGSRASTARHRTLRAVLDWSWHLLEDAERALARRLSVMVGDATAESAARVCAGADLPPEDVLYLLSSLAEKSLVRVVERPPGEARYRMLETTRAYCRERLVEAGELAATENACTAYFLELAERAAEGLRGADQPRALALLDAEHDNLVRSLGRAVDADDTATAVRFCLALTWYWVMRGRYAEADRWFGALAALGDRVPPDARAVFATTHMVIPVPLDADRARRTAEAAALAEATDAVAEHPVMAVVEPKCWLLVGDYARLTARAERARRHPDPWVNAAGEASLALAAEASGDVGAAERHVSAALEGFRALGDRWMYGQLIGQWSEFRSLGGRNREAVRGLEEALEAVRQVGSADDLTPLLIRLGSERLRSGLLDEAERSFTEALAATRSPAPEYRIMVLVGRVELALARGRPDEARALLDEALVLLDDAVFGVLPLRVEVARRTAALEVDRGAVAAAGEAAATAARLAAESGDMALRAKAAETAAEVALAEGAPERAARLLGEAARLRGVPDDGSPRVRSLTASLRAALGDDGYLRNYRAGRRGAD